In one Silene latifolia isolate original U9 population chromosome 10, ASM4854445v1, whole genome shotgun sequence genomic region, the following are encoded:
- the LOC141606547 gene encoding protein FAR1-RELATED SEQUENCE 5-like, giving the protein MDMHSSTDIEVDVHDLHGKRFHTREELFEDVKSCFVSKGYAISIKNSKKDEYVTIGCDRGGVYRSKSKNPLESLKKETSTRLINCPFKIQGKRKSDGLWTLDLIDISHNHDPSKDMAGHPSCRRLTKSETSEVERLSIAGIQPRNILSSLRLKNPNIQAVSRTLYNVKTKIRNEKLDGRSMIQALFEEFGRSKFLYNYKSDEKGHLTHVFLAHPKSVMLSKLYRKVYVLDCTYKTNVYKMPLLDVIGVSSSNKSFYSCFVFLKKEKVEDYIWALQMFREMIDSSFEPMVIVSDNDKALTKAISIVFPRTTHLLCIWHIQKNIVAKCKKQFIEDEDWDMFMSTWNAVMYAETESSFEESWVLLELLYKEKKSVILYLNETWMPHKQKFVSAWSDTHPHLGNRASSRAEGAHAKLKGYLQVSTGDFAQVVSKICLAIENEFQEINTMLESERIRVPHRCRISQFKFLLNCVSHFALGHLFKQYEMAKFGTLKPNCSGHFTATMGLPCAHLMNQAKESSLVLDSIDPQWRIDTTFLSTLDVKVQNEDDGISGLCSKLLDKYELVSMDEKKEIEEKLMLMLHASEPILLEPDIQTPKGRPPGALNKRKEPIRSTKRRPSEFEIVETSMTRTSKQKSTHLSDETQSVFGVSDSLELNQGSQLFGIDLNSYISPLDPFSLDSL; this is encoded by the coding sequence ATGGATATGCATAGTAGCACTGATATAGAAGTCGATGTCCACGATTTACATGGTAAAAGGTTTCATACCCGTGAAGAACTTTTCGAGGATGTGAAATCTTGTTTTGTGTCAAAAGGGTATGCTATTTCTATTAAAAATTCAAAGAAGGATGAGTATGTAACTATTGGTTGTGATAGAGGTGGTGTTTATCGTAGTAAAAGTAAGAATCCGCTTGAAAGTCTTAAAAAAGAAACAAGTACTCGTCTTATCAACTGCCCCTTTAAAATTCAAGGCAAGAGAAAAAGCGATGGGCTTTGGACACTTGACTTGATAGACATTTCTCACAATCATGATCCGTCTAAAGACATGGCTGGGCATCCTTCTTGTCGGCGATTGACAAAATCAGAAACTTCAGAGGTGGAAAGATTGAGTATTGCTGGTATTCAACCCCGAAACATTCTTTCTTCTCTTCGATTAAAAAATCCAAACATTCAAGCAGTGTCTAGGACATTGTATAATGTCAAGACAAAAATCCGTAATGAAAAGTTAGATGGGAGATCAATGATTCAAGCACTTTTTGAAGAATTTGGTCGCTCAAAGTTTCTTTATAATTATAAGTCTGATGAGAAAGGCCATTTAACCCATGTATTTCTTGCTCACCCTAAGTCGGTTATGCTAAGTAAACTCTATCGGAAGGTATATGTGTTGGATTGCACATATAAGACTAATGTGTACAAGATGCCCTTACTTGATGTTATAGGAGTATCAAGCTCTAATAAGTCATTTTACTCTTGCTTTGTCTTCTTAAAGAAAGAAAAAGTAGAAGACTATATTTGGGCTTTACAAATGTTTCGAGAGATGATAGATTCTTCATTTGAGCCTATGGTTATTGTTTCTGATAATGATAAGGCATTGACAAAGGCAATATCAATTGTTTTTCCTCGAACCACTCATCTCCTCTGCATTTGGCACATACAAAAGAACATTGTTGCTAAGTGTAAAAAACAGTTTATCGAAGATGAGGATTGGGACATGTTCATGTCAACTTGGAATGCAGTAATGTATGCTGAAACAGAGAGTTCTTTTGAAGAATCTTGGGTTTTACTAGAACTTCTATACAAAGAGAAGAAAAGTGTTATTTTATACCTAAATGAAACATGGATGCCTCACAAGCAAAAATTTGTAAGTGCATGGTCTGATACCCATCCTCATTTAGGTAATCGTGCATCTTCGCGGGCTGAAGGTGCCCACGCAAAGCTAAAGGGGTACCTCCAAGTCTCAACTGGTGACTTTGCCCAAGTAGTGAGTAAAATTTGTTTGGCCATTGAAAATGAATTTCAAGAAATAAACACAATGCTTGAGAGTGAACGTATTCGAGTTCCCCATAGGTGCCGTATTTCTCAATTTAAATTTTTACTCAATTGTGTCTCTCATTTTGCTCTAGGCCATTTATTTAAACAATATGAGATGGCAAAATTTGGTACACTTAAACCAAACTGTAGTGGTCACTTCACTGCTACTATGGGTTTACCTTGTGCTCACTTGATGAATCAAGCGAAAGAAAGCAGTTTGGTATTGGACTCCATTGATCCACAGTGGAGAATTGATACTACTTTCTTAAGTACTCTTGATGTTAAGGTGCAAAATGAAGATGATGGAATAAGTGGGCTCTGTAGTAAGTTGCTGGATAAGTATGAGCTCGTTTCTATGGATGAAAAGAAGGAGATAGAAGAGAAGCTTATGCTAATGTTACATGCATCAGAGCCAATATTATTGGAACCAGATATCCAAACCCCTAAAGGTCGTCCACCTGGTGCACTTAATAAGAGGAAGGAACCGATAAGGTCTACAAAGAGACGGCCATCGGAGTTTGAAATAGTTGAAACGTCGATGACGAGAACAAGCAAACAAAAAAGTACACACCTAAGTGATGAAACTCAATCAGTTTTTGGTGTATCAGATTCACTTGAGCTAAATCAAGGAAGTCAGTTGTTCGGAATTGACTTGAACTCATATATTTCTCCATTGGATCCGTTTTCGCTGGATTCACTTTAA
- the LOC141606546 gene encoding F-box/LRR-repeat protein At4g14103-like gives MASMDRKLKCQRSADRLTSLPDEVLAQILSWLPTKDAAASQVLSKRMPRAFCWITSVDLDDSPVSHCVKHPHLVERSSLFESFVENVLHKFSQSQQPLIRFRLRSGGDKTTFLRSWNSCQHGCRATCFPNLEPDRLYAWISYPLAHCGLRELDLSFHVPNPAEFKLPPGLFARQSLEVLTLDSNLEINSSTIIPPICLPNLKILNLHSFVFNDHNFVTRLVSNCPALEDLTITYCFWEKPDRLVISSHSLQSISYSVFRKDAEQEKCNDLVHIDTPNLQYFMYTDNLAIKYNINMNALVEASLLVRDPVFPNFEATLMTQLSLARPLSNVKYLSLWGWFPKGFYYAAKLKDPLPMFCNLKTLKLDTLCDSYCFGRWDIVLLLILHRTPLLEELVFMEGFFDYAHNLSDDTPCGLHKQDSSDAAALEALSWGLTQTIPLCCNSHLKRIRIYHCRCHDQELNMIRFLLGKAFVLKELVISMLKGPDGIIIDAPELDQFKNALKEIRRASSSCSIIYSDAEPEYKDKDAIAPAPRWRPQIAAKGALPLC, from the exons ATGGCGAGTATGGACCGAAAACTGAAATGCCAACGTTCTGCGGATAGATTAACCAGTTTACCTGATGAGGTATTGGCTCAAATTTTGTCGTGGCTCCCAACCAAGGATGCTGCTGCGTCCCAAGTACTGTCCAAGAGAATGCCACGAGCTTTCTGTTGGATAACTAGTGTGGACTTGGATGATTCTCCTGTATCACATTGTGTAAAACATCCCCATCTGGTTGAGCGCTCCTCTCTTTTTGAGTCATTTGTCGAGAATGTCCTGCATAAATTTTCTCAGTCTCAGCAGCCTCTTATCAggtttagacttcgttctggtgGGGACAAAACCACTTTCCTTCGATCCTGGAATAGTTGTCAGCACGGATGTCGGGCAACTTGTTTCCCCAACCTTGAACCCGACCGTCTTTATGCATGGATCTCTTATCCGTTAGCCCATTGTGGCCTTAGGGAACTTGACCTCTCCTTTCATGTACCCAACCCTGCTGAATTTAAGCTTCCCCCCGGACTTTTTGCCCGCCAATCGTTAGAGGTGTTGACGCTTGATTCCAATCTTGAGATTAACAGTAGCACTATAATCCCACCCATTTGTCTCCCTAACTTGAAAATCCTTAACCTCCATTCCTTTGTTTTTAATGACCACAACTTTGTCACTAGGCTAGTTTCAAACTGCCCTGCTCTGGAAGATCTCACTATCACTTATTGTTTCTGGGAGAAGCCGGATCGTCTCGTCATTTCCTCACATTCGCTTCAGAGTATCTCTTACAGTGTTTTCAGAAAAGATGCAGAACAAGAGAAATGCAATGACCTCGTGCATATTGACACCCCTAACTTGCAGTATTTTATGTATACCGACAATTTAGcaattaaatataatataaatatgaATGCGCTGGTCGAAGCTTCCCTCTTGGTGCGCGATCCGGTATTTCCCAATTTCGAGGCTACTTTGATGACCCAGCTTAGTCTTGCAAGACCTTTGTCTAATGTTAAATATTTATCTCTGTGGGGATGGTTTCCTAAG GGTTTTTATTATGCTGCCAAGTTGAAGGATCCACTACCTATGTTTTGTAATCTAAAAACTTTGAAGCTGGATACATTATGTGATTCATATTGCTTTGGAAGATGGGATATTGTGCTGTTGTTGATCCTTCATCGTACACCTTTGTTAGAAGAACTTGTTTTTATGGAG GGTTTTTTTGACTATGCCCATAACTTGAGCGATGACACTCCATGTGGTTTGCATAAACAAGACAGTTCTGATGCAGCTGCACTGGAAGCTCTTAGCTGGGGACTAACTCAAACGATTCCTTTATGTTGCAATTCTCATCTCAAACGAATCAGGATTTACCATTGCCGCTGTCATGACCAAGAACTGAATATGATCAGATTTCTTCTTGGTAAAGCCTTTGTTTTGAAGGAGTTGGTTATATCCATGTTAAAAGGACCTGACGGAATCATAATTGACGCACCTGAGTTGGATCAATTTAAGAACGCACTCAAAGAGATACGGAGGGCATCCAGCTCATGTTCTATTATCTATTCCGATGCTGAACCAGAATACAAGGACAAGGACGCCATTGCCCCAGCGCCTCGATGGCGCCCACAAATTGCGGCTAAGGgggccttacccttgtgttag